GATCGTCGACCCGGTCGACAGCGTCACGTTCTGTCTCTCGAAGGGGCTCGGCGCGCCCGTCGGCTCGATCCTCGCCGGCGACGAGGCCTTTATCGACAAGGCCCGCCGCGTCCGGAAGCTGTTCGGCGGCGGGATGCGACAGGCCGGGATGATCGCCGCGCCGGGCCTGCTCGCCTTGGAGAACGTCGACCGGCTCGCCGACGACCACGCCAACGCCGCACGGCTCGCCGACGGGGTCGACGCGCTGGACGGGGTCGACGCGCCCGCGCCGGACACCAACATCGTCGTCGCGCACACCGAGGAAGCCGAGATCTCGGCGGCCGACCTCGTGGAGGCCTGCAAGGCGGCGGGCGTCGGCTGCGTCGAGTTCGACGAGTACACGACGCGGTTCACCACGCACCTCGACGTCGACGCGGACGACGTCGACGACGCGGTCGACCGGATCGGCGATGCGGTCGCGGCGCTGTCGGCCTGAGACGGCGCGTTCGAATATCCGGTGCTCACCACGGAAACCTTCAATTCGGCCGGCGACCAACGAGTAGTTATGGAACTGACACCAGTCGATAAGCGCTCGCGACCCGGGCGAACCGAGGTGGCCGGCGCCCGTCCCTGAAGTCGTCGGCGTCGACATCAGCGGCCGCCACGAGGAGGCGGGCGAGTACCTGATGGTGGCGGCCGCGGTCCACGCCCGGATCGACTCGACCCGAATTCGGTCGGTGGAGGGAGTGGGCTTCGCCGACGCGCGCGAGGGCCCCACGCTCGACGCGACGCTCGGGCTCGTGGCGACCGCGGTCGGGAATCTGCCAGCGCCGCCGGACGGACCGATCGTCGCGGAGCACGGCGAGTTCTACGAGGAGCCCGCGGAGCGGGTCGGGCTGAGCTTCCGACCCGAGTTTAAATACGTCGAGAGCGTAGGGGAGCGCGAAACAGTGCAGGCAGCACACCACGCCGCGTACGCGGCCCGAGACCTCCTCTTATGACCGGGAGCGTCGAGGGCGCGGACGCCGACGGCAGCGCCGGGAGAGACGCCGAGTCGGTCCCCCGTGAGCGGCGGGCGGTCGTCGCCAAGCGGGTCGACTCAGGCGACGCCGACCTGACCGAGATCCGCCAGCTCGCCGCGGCCGCGGGGTACGAGGTCGTCGGGGAGCTCACGCAGACCCGCACCGAGGACGCCGCCTTCATGTTCGGCGAGGGGAAGGTCGCGGAGCTGCGCGACCTGGTCCGCCGGACCGACGCCGGGGCGGTCATCGTCGACAACGACGTCGGTCCGTACCAGACGTTCAACATCGGCGGGGAGCTCCCCGAGGGCGTCGAGGTGATCGACCGGTTCACGCTCATCCTCGAGATCTTCGGCCAGCGGGCGAACACCCGGAAGGCGCAGCTCCAGGTCGAGCTCGCGGAGCTCCGGTACGAGCTCCCCCGCGCCGAGGCGAAGGCGAGCCTCGCGAAGCGCGACGAGCGCCCCGGCTTCATGGGGCTCGGCGAGTACGACGAGAGCGTCGAGCGCGACATCAAACGCCAGATCTCCGAGATTCAAGACGAGCTGGAGTCGATCGCGGAGAAGGAGGAGGCCCGGCGCGAGCAGCGCCGCGACTCCGGCTTCGATCTCGTGGCGCTCGCGGGGTACACGAACGCCGGCAAGTCGACGCTGATGCGCCGGCTCGCGGCCGAGATCGACGTCGACGAGAACGCCGACCGCCACCCCGACCTCGACACCACCGCGGAGTCACAGGACATGCTGTTCACCACGCTCGGCACGACGACCCGCCGGGCCGAGATGGAGAAGCGCGACGTGCTCCTCACGGACACGGTCGGGTTCATCGCGGACCTCCCGCACTGGCTCGTGGAGTCGTTCGAGTCGACGCTCGACTCCGTCTACCGCGCCGACCTCGTCCTGCTCGTCGTCGACGCGAGCGAGCCGGTCGAGGAGATGCGCGAGAAGCTCGTCACGAGCCACGACACCCTCTACGAGCGCAACGAGGCGCCCGTGGTCACCGTGTTCAACAAGGTCGATCGGCTCGCCCCCGGCGAGCTGGCCGACAAGCGCGGCGCGCTCTCCGGCGTCGCGCCCGACCCGGTCGCCGTCTCGGCGAAGACGGGCGCGGGCGTCGCGGAGCTCCGCGACCGCGTCGAAGACGAGCTCCCCGACTGGGAGCGCGAGCGGCTCGTCCTCCCCGTCTCCGACGCGGCGATGAGCCTCGTCTCGTGGATCCACGACCACGGCCACGTCGACGAGGAGTCGTACGCGAGCGACCAGGTGACCGTCGACTTCGAGGCCAAGCCCTCGGTCGTAGCGCGCGCGCGGTCGAAGGCGGCCGCGCTCGCGCCGGCGGAGTCGACGTAGGCGACGCCGACGACGACCCCGTCGGGGGACACCGCCACCCGCCGGGACCGCGGACAAAGTATACATTCCTCCACTTGCGAACGGGTATCATGGACGACGCCGGAGTCGACGGCCGACAACGGGACCGGTCCGTTGCCGCCGACGACGACATCGAGCCGCCGACCGGGTTCCGCGATCGGGCCGTCGCGAGCGACGCGGGGGTGTACGACGCGTTCGCGGCCGAGGGGCCCGACGCCTGGCGGCGGGCCGCGGACCTCCTCGACTGGGATCGGCCGTACGAGACGGTGCTCGACGACGGCGATCCGCCGTTTTACGAGTGGTTCCCGGACGGGCGGCTCAACGCCGCCGCCAACTGCGTCGACCGCCACCTCGACGAGCGGCGCAACCAGCTCGCGATCCGGTGGTTCGGCAAGCGAGGCGAGCGGCGGTCGTACACCTACCTCGACCTCCACCGCGAGGTGAACGCGCTCGCGGCCGGCCTGCGGGAGCTCGGCGTCGAGGAGGACGACGTCGTCACCCTCTACCTCCCGATGGTCCCGGAGCTGCCGATCGCGATGTTGGCGTGCGCCCGGATCGGCGCGCCCCACAACGTCGTCTTCGCGGGGCTCTCGGCGGAGGCGCTGGCCACCCGCCTCGACGCGGCCGACTCCTCGTACCTGATCACCTGCGACGGCTACTACCGGCGGGAGGACGCGTTCAACCAGAAGTCGAAGGCGGACAACGCCCGGCTCCGGGCCGACGGCGACCTCGCGGCGACGGTCGTCGTCGACCGGCTCGGCGACGCGCTTGACGTGTCGCTCGGCGCAGACGAGCACGCGTACGAGTCGCTCGTGGACGCGCACGACGGTGAGATGGTCGAACCGGTCGCGCGCGACGCCACCGACCTGCTGTTCGTGATGTACACCTCCGGGACGACCGGTCGCCCGAAGGGCGTCGAACACGCGACCGGCGGGTACCTCGCGCACGTCGCCTGGACCACCCGGAACGTGCTCGACGTCCGCCCGTCGGACACCTACTGGTGCGCGGCCGACATCGGCTGGATCACGGGCCACTCGTACGGCGTGTACGGCCCCCTCTCGGTCGGGACCACGACCGTCCTCTACGAGGGGTCGCCCGACTACCCGGACCGCGACCGCGTCTGGGACCTGATCGAGCGCAACGCGGTCAGCGTCTTCTACACCTCGCCCACCGCGATCCGGTCGTTCATGAAGTGGGGCGCGGAGTACCCCGAGGGGCACGACCTCTCGTCGATCCGCCTGCTGGGCACCGTCGGCGAGTCGATCACGCCGAAGGCGTGGCACTGGTACCGCGAGCACGTCGGCGGCGGCGAGGCGCCGGTCGTCGACACCTGGTGGCAGACGGAGACGGGCGCCATCGCGCTCGCGACGCTGCCCGGGATCACGCCCATGAAGCCCGGGAAAGTCGGGCCGCCCCTGCCCGGGATCGACGCGCGCGTCGTCGACGAGGACGGCGAGCCGGTGGACCCGGGCGAGCCGGGGTACCTCACGGTCGCCTCGCCGTGGCCCGGCATGCTCCGCGGGCTCCGCGAGGGCGACGAGCGCTACCGCCGGGAGTACTGGGTCGAGACCGAGGACGGCTGGCGGTACCGCACCGGCGACGGCGCGACGGTCGACGAGGACGGCTACGTAACCATTCTCGGTCGAGTCGACGACGTGATCAACGTGCGGGCGCAGCGGTTCAACACCGCGGAGCTGGAGTCGGCGATCGTCGGCGTCGAGGGGGTCACCGAGGCCGCGGTCGTCGGCGACGGCGACGGCGACGTCGTCGCCTACGTGACCACCCGGAGCGACGTCGAGCCCGACGAGTCGCTCACGACGGCGATCGGCGAGGAGCTGGCCCGCGAGGTTGGCGATCTCGCCCGGGCGGACCGGATCGTGTTCACCCCGGAGCTCCCGAAGACGCGCTCGGGGAAGATCATGCGCCGCCTGCTGGAAGACATCGCGCGCGGCGAGGAGTTCGGCGACGTCAGCGCGCTCCGGAACCCGGAGGTCGTCGGCGAGATCGAGTCTTCCGTCCGAAAGGAGTAACTATATATAGTTACTTTTAGCGAGGATAGAAATCTCTCAAAGTTTCATATAGGTGGACTCCGACGTACCGGTATGGGCACGTTCGTCTCTCGGTCCGCGCTCCACGCCCGGAAGCGCGCTGTCGCCAAGACGCTCTGTTACCGCGCGGTCATGGTCACGATCACCGTGATCGTGGCGTGGGCGATCGTCGGCGACGTCAGCGACGCCGTGAACATCGGGCTGGTGACCAACGTCGTCAAGACCGCGACCTACTACGCCTACGAGCGCCTGTGGGACCACATCGCGTGGGGCGTCGCCGACGGGGCCTGAGTTGACGGTGTCTGGGCCGAGGCCGCCTGAACCGACCGCTCGGTCGGAGCGGCCCGTCTTCGATCCGGCGACCGACCGTTGTTTCGGGTTTGATCTGACATCCGAAACTTTGACCATCGATATTTCGCAACTGGACCCGTCTGCCGAACGCGTCGGACGCGACTCGGCTCGCGAACCGCGACAGACGGCCATCGGGGGAAGATTTTTGATTCGGGTTTCTGTGTATTCACGAAACAGATGGTCGACGGGCTCGACGGCGAGGCGTACGACGCGCTCCTGACCGCCGCGGAGACGTACCGCGCCGCGGTCGTGGTTCGGCTCGCCGGTGAGGCCGGGCTCCGGACCGGCGAGATCACGCGCGTCGCGCCGCGGCACCTCCGGGATCCGGGCGTCGGTTCCGGCGCGTCCCTCCTCGCCGTCCCCGACGACGGCGCGGAAGCGCGGGGTAAGGGCGAGGAGGAACCGTCGAGCGGCGACGCCGCGGTGGAACCGATCGACCGCGAGACCGTCGTCCCAGCCTCGCTGGCGTCCGAGCTCCGGCGGTACGCCGAGAGTGAGGGGCTCGGCGACGCGGAGCCGTTCGTCGGCGTCTCCCCCCGTCGCGTCCAGATGATCGTGAGCGAGACCGCCGAGCGGGCGGCGGCGCGGACCGACGGCGCGGTGCCCGCCGACGTCACGCCTCGCGACCTCCGGGACGCGTTCGCGCGCCGGCACCTCGTCGACCGGGGCGTCGACCCCCACGCCGTGCGGGAGGCCGGCGGCTGGGAGACGCTGGGGACGCTCGACGAGTTCCTCGGCCCGCTCGACGGGCGCGAGGTGGCCGAGGCGTTCGCGGTCGCCGGAGCCGCCGCGGACGCCGAGGGCGCCGACACCGAGGGCGACGCCGGCGGACGAGAACCGTCCGCGCTCGGCGGCTTCGAGGCCCTCGCCGACGGTGAGGGGGAGAAGTCTCCCCTCGCGACCGTTCCGGAGCGGCTGGTCGACTCCGGACGGTGGACCGAGGCGTGGGTGGTCCGCGGGTCGGTCGACGGCGGCCGGACGGAGGTCGTGGGCGCCGCGGGCGTCGACCGGGAGGTCCTCGTCGACCGCGGCGTCACGCGGGAGGGGCCGTGGCTTGACGCGGTCGAGGACGGCGAGCCCGTGCCGACCGGCGGCGAACCGACCGCCGACGGGCGCCCCGGGATTGCCGTCCCCGCGAGCTACCGGGGCGTGACGCACGGAGCGCTCTGCGTCGTCGCCGGGGACGGGACGCCGGTCTCGGAGACCGAACGGCGGGAGCTGGTGGCGCTCGGGCGCTGTCTCGGGTGGGCGGTGACGGCCGGTCGGTGGCGCGACCTCCTCCACTCGGACGCGGTCACGGAGGTGGAGTTCCACGTCGCCGACGGCGGGGCGTTCCTCGCCCGCGCGAGCGCCGCCCTCGGCTGTGCGATCGATCTCGACTCCACCGTCGGCGTCACCGACGACGCCTCTCGGCTGTACCTCTCCGTCGCGGGCGCGAGGCCCCAAGACGTCGCCGACGTCGTCGACGGCGCAGACGGCGTCACGGACCTCCGGGTGACCGAGACGCGGGAGGACGGCTGCTCGGCCTCGGTGCGCGTCGAGGGGGGGTCGGCCGTTCGGACGCTCACCGAGCACGGCGCGACGGTCCGCGAGGCGACCGCGGAGGACGGGCGCGTGCGCGTCGTCGCCGACCTCCCCGGGGGCGCAGACGTCAGGCCGGTGGCCGACGGGCTCCGCACCGAATTCGACGACGCCCGGCTCGCGAGCAAGGAGTCCGCGGTCCGCGCGTCGCGCTCGGAGTCGGCGTTCCGCGAGGACGTCGCCGACCGATTCACCGATCGGCAGTGGGCCGCGCTGTCGGCCGCGTACCACGGCGGCTACTTCGACTGGCCGCGGGAGAGCACCGCCGAGGAGGTCGCCGACGCGATGGACGTCTCCTCGCCGACGTTCCACAACCACCTGCGGAAGGCCCAGCGCGCGCTTCTCGACGGCCTCTTCGAGGAGGAGCACCGAGAGCGCCGTTGAGACGGAGCTCGCGGAGCGCTCGCGGGCACCGGGAGCGCGACTCGGGTGGGAGGGACCGGGCAGAGACCCGCGAATTCCTCATGATTTTTCGTATTTAGCGTCAGCGTTTATATGCCGAGATCGGTTGGATACGATCGTACCATGACAGAGGGTGACGGTCAACTGGAAGCGAGACTGGAAGAGCAGGAGGTGTTCGAGCCGCCCGAGTCGTTCGCGGCGCAGGCGAACGTCTCCGACCCCGAGATCTACGAGAAGTTCGAGGAGAACTGGCCGCAGTGCTGGCAGGCCGCGGCCGACCTCCTCGACTGGGAGTCCGACTACGACCAGGTGCTGGACGACAGCGACCCGCCCTTCTACGAGTGGTTCACCGGCGGCGAACTGAACGCGTCGGCGAACTGCCTCGACCGACACCTCGACGAGCGCGGCGACGAGGCCGCGATCGAGTGGGTCGGCGAGCCGGTCGACGAGGACGACCGCACGTACACGTACGCCGAGCTCCACCGCGAGGTGAACGAGTTCGCGGCCGCGCTCCGCGCCCAGGGCGTCGAGGAGGACGACGTCGTGACGATGTACATGCCGATGATCCCGGAGCTGCCGATCGCGATGCTGGCGTGCGCCCGGATCGGCGCGCCCCACAGCGTCGTCTTCGCCGGGTTCTCGGCGGACGCGCTCGCGACGCGGATGAACTCCGCGGAGTCGGAGTACCTCGTCACCTGCGACGGCTACTACCGGCGCGGCGACCCCCTCGACCACCTCGACAAGGCGAACGAGGGGCTCTCCGGGGTCGACCACGACACGACCACGGTCGTCGTCGACCGACTCGGACCGAACGGCGACGACTTCGGCCACGAGCTCGGCGACGACCAGCTCGACTACGGCGACCTCGTCGCGGAGCACGAGGGCGCGGAGGTCGAGCCGGTCACCCGCGACGCCGAGGACATGCTGTTCTTAATGTACACCTCGGGGACGACGGGGAAGCCGAAGGGGGTGAAACACACGACCGGCGGCTACCTCTCGTGGGTGTCGTGGACCTCGCAGTCCGTCCTCGACATCAAGCCGGATGACACGTACTTCTGTTCGGCCGACATCGGGTGGATCACGGGTCACTCCTACATCGTCTACGGGCCGCTCGCGCTCGGGACGACGACGATGATGTACGAGGGGACGCCGGATCACCCCGAACAGGACCGCCTGTGGGAGATCGTCGAGGAGTACGAGGCGACCCAGCTGTACACGGCGCCCACGGCGATCCGCGCGTTCATGAAGTGGGGCGCGGAGTACCCCGACCGCCACGACCTCTCCAGCCTGCGGCTGCTCGGCACGGTCGGCGAGCCGATCAACCCGCGGGCGTGGAAGTGGTACTACCAGCACATCGGCGACGAGGAGTGCCCCATCGTCGACACGTGGTGGCAGACCGAGACCGGCGGGATGATGATCACGACGCTGCCCGGGACCAAGGACATGAAGCCGGGCGCCGCGGGGCCGCCGCTCCCGGGGCTCGACATCCAGATCCTCGACACGCTCGGCGACGAGGTCGAGCCCGGAAAGGCCGGCTACCTCACGGTCCAGAAGCCGTGGCCCGGCATGCTTCGGACCCTGTACAAAAACGACGAGCGCTACATCGAGGAGTACTGGGCCGAGTACTCGGACACCGACAGCGACGACCCCGAGGACTGGGTCTACTTCCCGGAGGACGGCGCGAAGATCGACGAGGACGGCTACATCACCGTTCTCGGTCGCGTCGACGACGTGCTCAACGTCTCCGGCCACCGGCTGGGGACGATGGAGATCGAGTCCGCGATCGTCGGCGTCGAGGGGGTCGCGGAGGCCGCCGTCGTCGGCGGCGACCACGAGATCAAGGGCGAGGCCGTCTACGCGTACGTGACGACCGAGGACGGGTACGAGGGCACCGACGAGCTCCGCGACGCGATCGTCGCCGGCGTCGAGGACGCCATCGGTCCGATCGCCCGGCCGGAGCAGGTCGTGTTCACCCCCGACCTGCCGAAGACGCGCTCGGGGAAGATCATGCGGCGCCTGTTGGAGAACATCGCCGACGGCA
Above is a window of Halorubrum depositum DNA encoding:
- a CDS encoding DUF2209 family protein translates to MSGRHEEAGEYLMVAAAVHARIDSTRIRSVEGVGFADAREGPTLDATLGLVATAVGNLPAPPDGPIVAEHGEFYEEPAERVGLSFRPEFKYVESVGERETVQAAHHAAYAARDLLL
- the hflX gene encoding GTPase HflX; the encoded protein is MTGSVEGADADGSAGRDAESVPRERRAVVAKRVDSGDADLTEIRQLAAAAGYEVVGELTQTRTEDAAFMFGEGKVAELRDLVRRTDAGAVIVDNDVGPYQTFNIGGELPEGVEVIDRFTLILEIFGQRANTRKAQLQVELAELRYELPRAEAKASLAKRDERPGFMGLGEYDESVERDIKRQISEIQDELESIAEKEEARREQRRDSGFDLVALAGYTNAGKSTLMRRLAAEIDVDENADRHPDLDTTAESQDMLFTTLGTTTRRAEMEKRDVLLTDTVGFIADLPHWLVESFESTLDSVYRADLVLLVVDASEPVEEMREKLVTSHDTLYERNEAPVVTVFNKVDRLAPGELADKRGALSGVAPDPVAVSAKTGAGVAELRDRVEDELPDWERERLVLPVSDAAMSLVSWIHDHGHVDEESYASDQVTVDFEAKPSVVARARSKAAALAPAEST
- the acs gene encoding acetate--CoA ligase; translation: MDDAGVDGRQRDRSVAADDDIEPPTGFRDRAVASDAGVYDAFAAEGPDAWRRAADLLDWDRPYETVLDDGDPPFYEWFPDGRLNAAANCVDRHLDERRNQLAIRWFGKRGERRSYTYLDLHREVNALAAGLRELGVEEDDVVTLYLPMVPELPIAMLACARIGAPHNVVFAGLSAEALATRLDAADSSYLITCDGYYRREDAFNQKSKADNARLRADGDLAATVVVDRLGDALDVSLGADEHAYESLVDAHDGEMVEPVARDATDLLFVMYTSGTTGRPKGVEHATGGYLAHVAWTTRNVLDVRPSDTYWCAADIGWITGHSYGVYGPLSVGTTTVLYEGSPDYPDRDRVWDLIERNAVSVFYTSPTAIRSFMKWGAEYPEGHDLSSIRLLGTVGESITPKAWHWYREHVGGGEAPVVDTWWQTETGAIALATLPGITPMKPGKVGPPLPGIDARVVDEDGEPVDPGEPGYLTVASPWPGMLRGLREGDERYRREYWVETEDGWRYRTGDGATVDEDGYVTILGRVDDVINVRAQRFNTAELESAIVGVEGVTEAAVVGDGDGDVVAYVTTRSDVEPDESLTTAIGEELAREVGDLARADRIVFTPELPKTRSGKIMRRLLEDIARGEEFGDVSALRNPEVVGEIESSVRKE
- a CDS encoding DUF2061 domain-containing protein; translated protein: MGTFVSRSALHARKRAVAKTLCYRAVMVTITVIVAWAIVGDVSDAVNIGLVTNVVKTATYYAYERLWDHIAWGVADGA
- a CDS encoding bacterio-opsin activator domain-containing protein; the protein is MVDGLDGEAYDALLTAAETYRAAVVVRLAGEAGLRTGEITRVAPRHLRDPGVGSGASLLAVPDDGAEARGKGEEEPSSGDAAVEPIDRETVVPASLASELRRYAESEGLGDAEPFVGVSPRRVQMIVSETAERAAARTDGAVPADVTPRDLRDAFARRHLVDRGVDPHAVREAGGWETLGTLDEFLGPLDGREVAEAFAVAGAAADAEGADTEGDAGGREPSALGGFEALADGEGEKSPLATVPERLVDSGRWTEAWVVRGSVDGGRTEVVGAAGVDREVLVDRGVTREGPWLDAVEDGEPVPTGGEPTADGRPGIAVPASYRGVTHGALCVVAGDGTPVSETERRELVALGRCLGWAVTAGRWRDLLHSDAVTEVEFHVADGGAFLARASAALGCAIDLDSTVGVTDDASRLYLSVAGARPQDVADVVDGADGVTDLRVTETREDGCSASVRVEGGSAVRTLTEHGATVREATAEDGRVRVVADLPGGADVRPVADGLRTEFDDARLASKESAVRASRSESAFREDVADRFTDRQWAALSAAYHGGYFDWPRESTAEEVADAMDVSSPTFHNHLRKAQRALLDGLFEEEHRERR
- the acs gene encoding acetate--CoA ligase, yielding MTEGDGQLEARLEEQEVFEPPESFAAQANVSDPEIYEKFEENWPQCWQAAADLLDWESDYDQVLDDSDPPFYEWFTGGELNASANCLDRHLDERGDEAAIEWVGEPVDEDDRTYTYAELHREVNEFAAALRAQGVEEDDVVTMYMPMIPELPIAMLACARIGAPHSVVFAGFSADALATRMNSAESEYLVTCDGYYRRGDPLDHLDKANEGLSGVDHDTTTVVVDRLGPNGDDFGHELGDDQLDYGDLVAEHEGAEVEPVTRDAEDMLFLMYTSGTTGKPKGVKHTTGGYLSWVSWTSQSVLDIKPDDTYFCSADIGWITGHSYIVYGPLALGTTTMMYEGTPDHPEQDRLWEIVEEYEATQLYTAPTAIRAFMKWGAEYPDRHDLSSLRLLGTVGEPINPRAWKWYYQHIGDEECPIVDTWWQTETGGMMITTLPGTKDMKPGAAGPPLPGLDIQILDTLGDEVEPGKAGYLTVQKPWPGMLRTLYKNDERYIEEYWAEYSDTDSDDPEDWVYFPEDGAKIDEDGYITVLGRVDDVLNVSGHRLGTMEIESAIVGVEGVAEAAVVGGDHEIKGEAVYAYVTTEDGYEGTDELRDAIVAGVEDAIGPIARPEQVVFTPDLPKTRSGKIMRRLLENIADGKELGNTSTLRNPEIVEEIQQKAKRE